Proteins encoded within one genomic window of Tabrizicola piscis:
- a CDS encoding XdhC family protein, which yields MTRATHDQIPEAALAWHRAGAGAALATVVETWGSAPRPAGSQLAISGTGDMVGSVSGGCVEGAVVTEALEALTDRTPRLLTFGVSDETAFAAGLACGGTIRILVEPVGDGATALPEPILADLVTARAAARAAALVTTLATWTRQLVTPGQDAAVDARLKSDRSGMEEDGRFIAVHNPPLRLIVVGAVHIAQPLLTIARECGYACTLIDPRAAFGSSERFPGETLLDDWPDEALASLAPDARTAIVTLTHDPKLDDPAIHAALKSPAFYLGCLGSKKTHAKRLDRLTAAGFTPEENARIHAPVGLDIGAKSPAEIAVSIMAQITQTLRA from the coding sequence ATGACCCGCGCCACGCATGACCAGATCCCCGAAGCCGCCCTTGCCTGGCACCGCGCCGGCGCGGGTGCAGCCCTTGCCACTGTGGTGGAAACCTGGGGCTCTGCCCCGCGCCCCGCCGGAAGCCAGCTTGCCATCTCCGGCACGGGCGACATGGTCGGCTCCGTCTCGGGCGGCTGCGTCGAAGGCGCCGTCGTGACCGAGGCGCTGGAGGCGCTGACCGACCGCACCCCCCGCCTTCTGACCTTCGGCGTCAGCGATGAGACGGCCTTCGCCGCTGGCCTTGCCTGTGGCGGCACGATCCGCATCCTTGTCGAACCCGTCGGCGATGGGGCCACTGCGCTCCCCGAGCCGATCCTGGCCGATCTCGTCACCGCCCGCGCCGCCGCCCGTGCCGCCGCCCTGGTCACCACGCTTGCCACCTGGACCCGCCAGCTTGTCACCCCCGGTCAGGACGCGGCCGTGGACGCCCGCCTGAAATCCGACCGCTCAGGAATGGAGGAGGACGGCCGCTTCATCGCCGTCCACAACCCGCCCCTGCGCCTGATCGTTGTCGGCGCGGTCCATATCGCCCAGCCCCTGCTGACCATCGCCCGCGAATGTGGCTATGCCTGCACCCTGATCGACCCCCGCGCCGCGTTCGGGTCCAGCGAGCGCTTTCCGGGCGAGACACTGCTGGACGACTGGCCGGATGAGGCGCTGGCAAGCCTTGCCCCTGACGCCCGCACCGCCATCGTGACGCTGACCCATGACCCCAAACTTGACGACCCCGCCATTCACGCAGCCCTGAAATCACCGGCCTTCTACCTTGGCTGCCTTGGGTCAAAGAAAACCCACGCCAAACGGCTGGACCGGCTGACAGCGGCGGGCTTCACGCCCGAGGAGAACGCCCGAATTCACGCCCCCGTCGGTCTGGACATCGGGGCGAAGTCGCCTGCGGAAATCGCGGTCAGCATCATGGCCCAGATCACCCAGACCCTGCGTGCCTGA
- a CDS encoding OmpA family protein, whose translation MRKLLISTTALSVALSPVATFPAYAQTLAEDGSVVGADGSVLCMPTADAACDLDAIIQAQQAAEAAVAAEAAAAEAAAAAQAAEAAAQAEAEAAAQAAAEAEAAAAAQAEADAQAAAAAEAAAAAEAEAAAQAAAEAEAAAQAEADAAAQAAADADAAAQAEAAAAAQAAADAEAASQAQDAAAAQAAAEAEAAAQASVEAEATSQAADEAGVEAAVEADAAAEPEAEVAADPVIEPVQETDAEAAVEADATAETDADAAAQAEADKAAADLEAALQAEADAAAQAEADAAAQAEADAAAQAEADAAAQAEADAAAQAEADPVLETEAEAEAEAAAEAETAAEPTEEAVAEPTDETAAEPTDEAVADVPADATVNPDTGEVIDPAAAAAALAEAEAELAISDTGEIVDPAAGLRTAEPDAVEAEPIDAPVVSEAEVESLTELLTSDPTAINPESLAAAATVAATDPNAEPAADGTVAPPVNPDDLIGSVTETVTEDSVRTSSEEFAAAPRRRDDGRRSGLSDLEKAGLLVLGALAVGAIIKNNNEAQEDRRVVSNTGDRVVVLNPDGTYQVLKDDDTVIRRPGSTVRTETFRDGSTRTIVERQDGTQVVTIRDATGRVLRRATYDDLGRELVLIDDLQREEVVIVRDLPTPRSRIVISSKDDDTALKRELAALEADRAGRKFSLRQIREIPQVRALAAVIDTDNVTFASGSAAIPASEARDLADLGRVMQDLLEENPGEVFLVEGHTDATGKAAMNLALSDRRAESVALALTEYFDIPPENMVVQGYGETELLVDTQANEPLNRRVEVRVITPLMRTAVVQ comes from the coding sequence ATGAGAAAGCTTCTGATCTCCACGACAGCCCTGTCCGTTGCGCTGTCCCCCGTGGCCACGTTCCCGGCTTATGCCCAGACGCTGGCTGAAGACGGGTCCGTGGTCGGTGCCGATGGTTCGGTGCTTTGCATGCCGACGGCAGATGCCGCCTGTGACCTTGACGCCATCATTCAGGCCCAGCAAGCCGCCGAAGCCGCGGTAGCGGCCGAAGCTGCCGCCGCCGAGGCTGCAGCCGCCGCGCAGGCTGCTGAAGCCGCCGCGCAAGCCGAAGCCGAAGCCGCCGCGCAAGCTGCCGCCGAAGCAGAAGCCGCCGCTGCTGCTCAGGCCGAGGCTGACGCTCAGGCCGCCGCCGCTGCTGAAGCCGCAGCCGCCGCCGAAGCGGAAGCTGCCGCGCAAGCCGCCGCCGAGGCGGAAGCTGCCGCCCAGGCCGAAGCTGATGCTGCCGCCCAAGCCGCCGCTGATGCAGATGCCGCCGCCCAGGCCGAAGCTGCAGCAGCTGCCCAAGCCGCCGCCGATGCCGAAGCCGCGTCGCAGGCTCAGGACGCTGCTGCCGCTCAGGCCGCTGCAGAGGCTGAAGCCGCCGCACAAGCCTCGGTCGAGGCTGAAGCCACCTCGCAGGCAGCCGATGAGGCTGGCGTCGAAGCCGCAGTCGAAGCCGACGCCGCCGCCGAGCCAGAGGCAGAAGTTGCCGCCGATCCGGTGATCGAACCGGTCCAAGAAACAGATGCAGAGGCCGCTGTTGAGGCCGACGCGACCGCTGAGACGGACGCCGATGCTGCCGCGCAAGCCGAAGCGGATAAGGCTGCCGCCGATCTGGAAGCAGCCCTGCAGGCTGAAGCCGACGCAGCAGCCCAAGCCGAAGCTGACGCTGCGGCGCAAGCGGAAGCCGATGCAGCAGCCCAAGCCGAAGCTGATGCTGCGGCCCAAGCCGAAGCTGACGCAGCCGCGCAGGCCGAAGCCGATCCGGTCCTTGAAACCGAAGCGGAAGCCGAAGCCGAAGCTGCAGCCGAGGCGGAAACCGCTGCCGAACCCACCGAAGAAGCCGTTGCCGAACCGACTGACGAAACCGCTGCCGAACCGACCGACGAAGCCGTCGCCGACGTGCCAGCGGACGCCACAGTCAACCCCGACACGGGCGAAGTCATCGATCCTGCGGCCGCAGCCGCAGCCTTGGCTGAAGCCGAGGCAGAGCTTGCCATCTCGGACACCGGTGAAATCGTCGACCCTGCCGCCGGTCTGCGCACCGCCGAACCGGACGCAGTCGAGGCTGAACCCATCGACGCGCCCGTCGTGTCCGAAGCCGAGGTCGAAAGCCTGACCGAGCTTCTGACCAGCGATCCGACCGCCATCAACCCGGAATCCCTGGCCGCTGCCGCCACGGTTGCTGCCACTGATCCGAACGCCGAACCCGCCGCCGATGGCACGGTCGCGCCGCCGGTCAACCCGGACGACCTGATCGGCTCCGTGACCGAAACCGTCACCGAAGACTCGGTTCGGACGTCGAGCGAAGAATTCGCCGCAGCACCCCGCCGCCGCGATGACGGCCGCAGAAGTGGCCTGTCCGATCTTGAAAAGGCCGGTCTTCTGGTTCTCGGTGCCCTCGCCGTCGGTGCGATCATCAAGAACAACAACGAAGCCCAGGAAGACCGCCGCGTCGTATCAAACACGGGCGACCGCGTTGTCGTGCTGAACCCCGACGGCACCTATCAGGTGCTCAAGGACGACGATACGGTGATCCGCCGCCCCGGCTCCACCGTGCGGACCGAAACCTTCCGCGATGGCTCGACCCGTACGATCGTTGAACGGCAGGATGGCACCCAAGTGGTGACGATCCGCGATGCCACCGGCCGCGTGCTGCGCCGCGCGACCTATGACGACCTTGGCCGCGAACTTGTGCTGATCGACGATCTGCAGCGCGAAGAAGTGGTCATCGTGCGTGACCTGCCGACCCCCCGGTCGCGGATCGTGATCTCGTCCAAGGACGATGACACCGCCCTGAAGCGCGAGCTTGCCGCCCTTGAGGCAGACCGCGCAGGTCGCAAGTTCTCGCTCCGCCAGATCCGCGAGATCCCGCAAGTGCGTGCCCTTGCGGCGGTGATCGACACCGACAACGTGACCTTCGCCAGCGGATCGGCCGCCATCCCGGCCTCCGAAGCCCGCGACCTGGCCGACCTTGGCCGCGTCATGCAGGACCTGCTGGAGGAGAACCCGGGTGAAGTGTTCCTCGTCGAAGGCCACACCGATGCGACCGGCAAGGCCGCGATGAACCTTGCGCTGTCGGACCGGCGTGCGGAATCGGTGGCGCTGGCGCTGACGGAATACTTCGACATCCCGCCGGAAAACATGGTGGTCCAAGGCTATGGCGAGACCGAACTTCTGGTCGACACCCAAGCCAACGAACCCCTGAACCGCCGCGTCGAAGTGCGGGTCATCACCCCGCTGATGCGGACGGCTGTCGTGCAGTAA
- a CDS encoding molybdopterin-binding protein gives MQFGPVPLHMAQGAILAHSVALADGRLRKGCILGPADLARLQAAGLTTVTVARLDPGDVPEDGAATRLATALVPDPAGAGLALSQAHTGRVNLNAAYPGILAFDPAAIHALNRVHPAITLATLPPLARVAPGQLSATVKIIAYAVPEAALEKACNLARNALRVLPVRHRTASLILTQVPDLAPKLAAKGRRAVEARLTALGITLADCVTVPHQTAAVASALAAARGEMLLILTGSATSDLHDTAPEAVRAAGGTVLRFGMPVDPGNLLFLGNLGERPVIGLPGCARSPALNGADWVLERLACGIQLGDDDIAEMGVGGLLKEIPIRGRLRETGPE, from the coding sequence ATGCAGTTCGGCCCGGTTCCCCTGCACATGGCCCAAGGCGCGATCCTGGCGCATTCCGTCGCGCTGGCCGATGGTCGGCTGCGCAAGGGGTGCATCCTTGGCCCTGCCGATCTTGCCCGCCTGCAGGCCGCCGGGCTGACCACCGTGACGGTCGCCCGGCTTGACCCCGGGGATGTGCCCGAAGATGGCGCGGCCACTCGCCTGGCCACGGCCCTGGTGCCCGACCCGGCAGGGGCGGGTCTGGCCCTGTCGCAGGCCCATACTGGGCGCGTGAACCTGAATGCCGCCTATCCGGGCATCCTGGCCTTTGACCCAGCCGCCATCCATGCGCTGAACCGCGTCCACCCCGCCATCACTCTGGCCACGCTGCCGCCCCTGGCCCGCGTGGCCCCGGGGCAGTTGTCGGCCACCGTCAAGATCATTGCTTATGCGGTCCCCGAAGCGGCATTGGAAAAGGCCTGCAATCTGGCCCGCAACGCGCTTCGCGTACTCCCAGTCAGGCATCGCACCGCCAGCCTGATCCTGACGCAGGTCCCGGACCTTGCCCCCAAACTTGCCGCCAAGGGCCGCCGCGCGGTTGAGGCCCGGTTGACCGCCCTCGGGATCACCCTTGCCGACTGTGTCACCGTCCCGCACCAGACCGCTGCCGTCGCCAGCGCCCTTGCCGCCGCCCGGGGCGAAATGCTGCTGATCCTGACCGGATCGGCCACATCAGACCTGCACGACACGGCACCCGAGGCGGTGCGCGCGGCAGGCGGCACTGTGCTGCGCTTTGGCATGCCGGTTGATCCCGGCAACCTCTTGTTTCTGGGAAACCTTGGCGAACGGCCCGTCATCGGCCTGCCGGGATGCGCCCGAAGCCCGGCGCTGAACGGGGCTGACTGGGTGCTGGAACGGCTGGCCTGCGGCATACAGCTTGGCGATGATGACATCGCCGAAATGGGGGTAGGGGGCCTCTTGAAAGAAATCCCGATCCGCGGTCGCCTGCGCGAAACCGGCCCGGAATAG
- a CDS encoding DUF934 domain-containing protein codes for MTVIVTDAGFAPATQREIVALADLTDQTAVDLSNTDDPHALVGRLDELTLIRVAFPAFNDGRAFTIARRLRELGYTGQLLALGPVIADQYAMLRRVGFDGAEIPDDIAARQPADQWQFRASDWRQHHYQARLRA; via the coding sequence ATGACCGTCATCGTCACCGACGCGGGCTTTGCCCCCGCCACCCAGCGCGAGATTGTGGCGCTGGCCGATCTGACCGACCAGACGGCTGTGGACCTGTCCAACACCGACGACCCCCATGCGCTGGTGGGGCGGCTGGATGAGCTGACGCTGATCCGCGTCGCCTTCCCCGCCTTCAACGACGGCCGCGCCTTCACCATCGCCCGCCGCCTGCGTGAGCTTGGCTATACCGGCCAGCTTCTGGCGCTTGGCCCGGTGATCGCCGACCAATACGCCATGCTGCGCCGGGTGGGGTTTGACGGGGCGGAAATTCCAGACGATATCGCCGCCCGCCAACCCGCCGACCAGTGGCAGTTCCGCGCAAGTGACTGGCGCCAGCACCACTATCAGGCCCGCCTGCGCGCCTGA
- a CDS encoding AAA family ATPase, which translates to MTAIPQSIDAVETLLAGQGYVASRALATVVFLSLKLGRPLFLEGEAGVGKTEIAKTLATALGRRLIRLQCYEGLDASSAVAEWNFAAQMIAIRTAEATGAGDRDALKTELFTEDYLIERPLLAAMRPQPGGAPVLLIDELDRTDEPFEAFLLEALSDFQVTIPEFGTIKAPEPPIVILTSNRTREVHDALKRRCLYHWVDYPAFDRELAILNARVPEAQATLSREVVAFVQALRREDLFKRPGVAETIDWAKCLLALDVVQLSPEVIADTLGAILKYQDDIQKLQGLETTRLLDQVRREVAA; encoded by the coding sequence TTGACCGCCATTCCCCAAAGTATCGACGCCGTGGAAACGCTGCTGGCCGGGCAGGGCTATGTCGCCTCCCGCGCGCTTGCGACCGTTGTCTTCCTGTCCCTCAAACTCGGCCGACCGCTGTTTCTGGAAGGCGAGGCTGGCGTCGGCAAGACCGAGATTGCCAAGACCCTCGCCACCGCCCTTGGCCGCCGCCTGATCCGCCTGCAATGCTACGAAGGGCTGGACGCATCCTCTGCCGTTGCCGAATGGAACTTCGCTGCCCAGATGATCGCCATCCGCACGGCCGAGGCGACCGGGGCAGGCGACCGCGACGCCCTCAAGACCGAGCTTTTCACCGAAGACTACCTGATCGAACGCCCGCTGCTGGCCGCCATGCGCCCGCAACCCGGCGGCGCGCCCGTCCTGCTCATCGACGAGCTTGACCGCACGGATGAACCGTTCGAGGCGTTTCTGCTCGAAGCCCTCTCTGACTTTCAGGTCACCATCCCCGAGTTTGGCACGATCAAGGCCCCAGAACCCCCCATCGTCATCCTCACCTCCAACCGCACCCGTGAAGTGCATGACGCCCTGAAACGCCGCTGCCTTTACCACTGGGTCGACTACCCCGCCTTCGACCGCGAACTCGCCATCCTGAACGCCCGCGTCCCCGAAGCCCAGGCCACCCTCAGCCGCGAGGTCGTGGCCTTCGTCCAGGCGCTCCGCCGTGAGGACCTGTTCAAACGCCCCGGCGTGGCTGAAACCATCGACTGGGCCAAGTGCCTCCTTGCCCTCGACGTCGTGCAACTCTCGCCCGAAGTCATCGCCGACACCCTTGGCGCCATCCTGAAATACCAGGACGACATCCAGAAACTGCAGGGCCTCGAAACCACCCGCCTCCTTGACCAGGTCCGCCGCGAAGTCGCCGCATGA
- the infC gene encoding translation initiation factor IF-3 yields the protein MGADGENVGVVTPARAMQMAEEAGLDLVEISPTAVPPVCKIMDFGKFKYETQKREAEARKKQKIIEIKEIKFRPGTDTHDYDVKMRSVVKFLEEGDKVKVTLRFRGREMAHQDLGLELLKRVEADVAELGKIESFPRLEGRQMVMMIGPK from the coding sequence ATCGGCGCCGATGGCGAAAACGTCGGGGTCGTGACCCCCGCCCGTGCCATGCAGATGGCCGAAGAAGCCGGGCTTGACCTGGTCGAAATCTCGCCCACTGCGGTGCCGCCGGTCTGCAAGATCATGGACTTCGGCAAGTTCAAGTATGAGACCCAGAAGCGCGAGGCCGAGGCGCGGAAGAAGCAGAAGATCATCGAGATCAAGGAAATCAAGTTCCGCCCCGGAACGGATACCCATGATTACGACGTCAAGATGCGGTCCGTGGTCAAGTTTCTGGAGGAAGGCGACAAGGTCAAGGTCACGCTGCGGTTTCGCGGGCGCGAAATGGCGCACCAGGATCTTGGTCTGGAACTGCTCAAGCGGGTTGAGGCTGACGTGGCCGAGCTTGGAAAGATCGAATCCTTCCCCCGGCTGGAAGGCCGCCAGATGGTGATGATGATCGGCCCGAAATAG
- a CDS encoding ferredoxin--NADP reductase produces the protein MTEAILMTEASPIPAAKLHLPDAQTVTAVQHWTDRLFSFRVTRPQSLRFRSGEFVMIGLMGDNGKPLLRAYSIASPAWDDELEFYSIKVPDGPLTSKLQHIQVGDEIILRSKPVGTLVHDALLPGKRLWFLATGTGLAPFASLMREPETYEKYDQVIMMHTCREVAELEYGKRLVEGLKDDPLIGELVADKLIYYPTTTREPFHHMGRVTDNLSSGKVFADLGLPPMNPAEDRAMVCGSLAFNVDVKAILEGFGLREGANSEPQEFVVEKAFVGDGI, from the coding sequence ATGACCGAAGCGATCCTGATGACCGAAGCAAGCCCTATCCCCGCCGCAAAGCTGCATTTGCCCGATGCCCAGACTGTCACCGCGGTGCAGCACTGGACGGACCGGCTGTTTTCCTTCCGCGTGACCCGGCCGCAGTCCTTGCGGTTCCGGTCGGGGGAGTTTGTGATGATCGGCCTGATGGGCGACAACGGCAAACCCTTGCTGCGCGCCTATTCCATCGCCTCGCCCGCCTGGGATGACGAGCTGGAGTTCTACTCGATCAAGGTGCCGGATGGGCCGCTGACCTCGAAGCTGCAGCATATCCAGGTCGGGGATGAGATCATCCTACGGTCGAAGCCGGTGGGGACGCTGGTGCATGATGCCCTTTTGCCCGGCAAGCGGCTGTGGTTTCTGGCGACGGGCACCGGCCTCGCCCCTTTCGCCAGCCTGATGCGGGAACCTGAGACCTATGAGAAATACGATCAGGTCATCATGATGCACACCTGCCGCGAGGTGGCGGAGCTGGAGTATGGCAAGCGGCTGGTGGAAGGCCTGAAGGATGATCCGCTGATCGGCGAGTTGGTGGCCGACAAGCTGATCTACTACCCCACCACCACGCGTGAGCCGTTTCATCATATGGGGCGGGTGACGGACAACCTTTCCTCCGGCAAGGTCTTTGCCGATCTGGGCCTGCCGCCGATGAACCCGGCCGAGGATCGGGCGATGGTCTGCGGGTCGCTGGCCTTCAACGTGGACGTCAAGGCGATCCTTGAAGGGTTCGGGCTGCGCGAGGGTGCGAATTCTGAACCGCAGGAGTTTGTGGTGGAAAAGGCCTTCGTCGGCGACGGGATCTGA
- a CDS encoding phosphoadenylyl-sulfate reductase produces MPRDLHSGPVAERVAALNARYKHHSATAVLEHALKDDDLGRVALVSSFGAESVVLLHLVSVIAPETPVLFVDTKMLFQETLDYQRELAEKLALCDIRTIRANPARVNFEDPDGTLHQFNTDSCCNVRKVEPLERALSKFDGWITGRKRFQNADRGTIDFFENEGDFRIKVNPLAHWGREDLEEYMVENRLPRHPLVAKGFPSIGCAPCTSAVKPGEDPRAGRWRGTQKTECGIHFIDGKAVKLPKENAA; encoded by the coding sequence ATGCCGCGTGATCTGCACTCTGGCCCGGTGGCAGAGCGTGTGGCGGCGCTGAACGCGCGCTACAAGCACCACTCCGCCACCGCCGTGCTGGAACATGCGTTGAAGGATGATGACCTTGGCCGTGTGGCGCTGGTCAGTTCCTTCGGCGCGGAATCGGTTGTGCTTTTGCACCTTGTCAGCGTGATCGCCCCGGAAACCCCGGTGTTGTTCGTCGACACCAAGATGCTGTTTCAGGAAACCCTCGACTACCAGCGTGAACTGGCCGAAAAGCTTGCGCTCTGCGACATCCGCACGATCCGCGCCAACCCGGCCCGGGTGAATTTCGAAGATCCGGACGGCACGCTGCACCAGTTCAACACCGACAGCTGCTGCAACGTCCGCAAGGTCGAACCGCTGGAGCGGGCGCTGTCCAAGTTCGACGGCTGGATCACCGGCCGCAAACGCTTTCAGAACGCTGACCGGGGCACCATCGACTTTTTCGAGAACGAAGGCGACTTCCGCATCAAGGTCAACCCGCTGGCCCATTGGGGGCGGGAAGACCTTGAGGAATACATGGTTGAAAACCGCCTGCCCCGGCATCCTCTGGTGGCGAAGGGTTTTCCTTCCATCGGTTGCGCGCCTTGCACGTCTGCGGTGAAACCAGGTGAAGACCCGCGCGCAGGCCGTTGGCGTGGAACACAAAAGACCGAATGTGGTATCCACTTCATCGACGGCAAGGCCGTGAAACTACCCAAGGAGAACGCGGCATGA
- a CDS encoding vWA domain-containing protein has product MATYAPLDIPEDGKLAHNITHFARALRKAGLPIGPGRIIDTIRAVEAAGFTRREDFYHTLHACLVSRPEHARTFAEVFRLFWRDPQFLEHMMSLLIPQVKGVQDDRPAAPAERRAAEALLDGALPPPPPADQAQGEEITIDATATQSAEERLRTLDFELMSTAEMAEAKRMLARLSLPVKPLVTRRSRAATQGAAIDLRRTLRQSLRHGGEITSLARKAPVTRWPNLIVLCDISGSMADYSRMVLHFVHAVANRKGQGWAKVHAFTFGTRLTNITRHLARRDVDAALSAAGAQAQDWSGGTRIGPSIRAFNRDWSRRVLGQGAVVLLITDGLDRDDSGLLATEIERLHLSCRRLIWLNPLLRWTGFAPKAQGIRAMLPHVDSFRAGHSIASLEALGAAISDPGDSGDKARLLALLRD; this is encoded by the coding sequence ATGGCCACCTACGCCCCCCTCGACATCCCCGAAGACGGCAAACTCGCCCACAACATCACCCATTTCGCCCGCGCCCTGCGCAAGGCGGGCTTGCCCATCGGCCCCGGTCGCATCATCGACACCATCCGCGCCGTCGAAGCCGCGGGCTTCACGCGGCGTGAGGATTTCTACCACACCCTGCACGCCTGCCTTGTCAGCCGCCCCGAACACGCCCGCACCTTCGCCGAGGTGTTTCGCCTGTTCTGGCGCGACCCGCAATTCCTTGAACACATGATGTCGCTCCTCATCCCGCAGGTGAAGGGCGTGCAGGACGACCGCCCCGCCGCCCCCGCCGAACGCCGCGCCGCCGAGGCGTTGCTGGACGGTGCCCTTCCCCCGCCGCCGCCTGCGGATCAGGCGCAAGGCGAAGAGATCACCATCGACGCCACCGCCACCCAATCCGCCGAAGAACGCCTCCGCACGCTCGACTTCGAACTGATGTCCACGGCGGAAATGGCCGAAGCCAAGCGCATGCTCGCCCGGCTGTCCCTTCCCGTGAAACCCCTTGTCACCCGGCGCAGCCGCGCCGCAACCCAAGGTGCCGCCATCGACTTGCGCCGCACCCTGCGCCAAAGTCTGCGGCACGGCGGCGAAATCACGTCGCTCGCCCGCAAGGCCCCGGTGACGCGCTGGCCGAACCTGATTGTCCTGTGTGACATCTCCGGTTCCATGGCCGACTACAGCCGCATGGTGCTGCACTTCGTCCACGCCGTTGCCAACCGCAAGGGGCAGGGCTGGGCCAAGGTCCATGCCTTCACCTTCGGCACGCGCCTGACCAACATCACGCGCCACCTTGCCCGCCGGGATGTCGACGCCGCGCTAAGTGCTGCCGGCGCGCAGGCGCAGGACTGGTCCGGCGGCACCCGGATCGGCCCCTCGATCCGCGCCTTCAACCGCGATTGGTCGCGCCGCGTGCTAGGGCAGGGCGCTGTCGTCCTCCTGATCACCGATGGCCTTGACCGCGACGACAGCGGCCTGCTCGCGACTGAGATTGAGCGTCTGCACCTCTCCTGCCGCCGCCTGATCTGGCTGAACCCGCTCTTGCGCTGGACGGGCTTTGCCCCCAAGGCGCAGGGCATCCGCGCCATGCTGCCGCATGTCGACAGTTTCCGCGCCGGCCACAGCATCGCCTCGCTCGAAGCCCTTGGCGCGGCCATCTCTGACCCCGGCGACAGTGGCGACAAGGCCCGGCTGCTTGCCCTTCTGCGCGACTAG